AGAATCTTGGTCATGGTCCTGCTCAGCTGTGGCTTAGTTGCCCATTCCCCGGCAGCTTTCTGGGTCAAAAACTCGCCCATCTCCAAAcacagcctctcagtttctccaagtacagtCACTATGGTTGTAGGAGTCCCTGCCCTGCTGGTGTAACCCTGGGgctgctgttctggagcatgttctgtcctttatctagtgtttttcattgAGGAAacttttgctctgtctctcctaatctgccatcagAGGCATTTTTCTGTTGACATCAGGTAAAGAAATCTCTAACCCTGCCATACAGAACATCGCATAGAGGCATAAAGCAATGGGTGTTCTCTGAATAGCTAGTGACAAGTAGTTGGTTATTTTCTCAGAACAGAAACTCCAGCCACCACAACCCAGTCAGGACCAGTGCTGCCAACCTCGGTTGTCATGGGCCGAGCGAGAATTCAGCTCTTCCCCTCTTGCATCCACCACCACACCACTTCCTGGTCATGACTTCTTacatacaacaccaaaagcacaatccatgaaagaaaaatactgacAAGTTGGACTTCATTAGGAAGCATTAAGAAGACAATTAGAATTTGCAAATGACAAATTATGGAGAAAGATGGACTTGAACTGGGGGAAACGGCATTTGGAGAGTCCTGTGCAAAAGCCAGAGAGACGGGCTTAGACAAGGTTGGGGTGGGTATGAGGTGAAACCAACAGCAGTATTCAGAGGGCCTGACCTGCCTTTGAAATTTCCAATCTTCTATCCCCTTGCATCCTGGTTAGCATGGCTCAGGGGCATTTCAGTCCAAGAGTCCTTTCTAACCCCCTTCTCCACACCCCCTTCTTGACTCTGTCTTCTCAGAGAGACTTCAGCTAATTTCATTCTTGTTCCCGCTGGGGTAGGCCCAGGGAGGCCTGATTTCCTCCCTCCCCTgagcttccttccttttcttctctggcCTCACAGTCCTTTCCTTGGGCCTATGAGTTGGGATTGACAGAGggggtcagaggcagagagagtggggaggagaagaggggaagagCAGGGAGCTGGGGACAAAGGGATTCAGATAACCCCTGTGTGTGCAGTGGACTGGGAGCTGGAGAGGCCACCTATTTGCAGGAACCACAGTCTCTGTGGATCCCACCTTGCAAGCCAGCCAGACTGCTGCTTTCTGGGGCACCTGGCTgctgaagaaagaggaggagaaggtaGGTGGGGAAAGCTGCATGTAGCCTTGGAGACTAGTGCCTGCCAAGCAGAGAAGGAAATGGCCCTTGTGGGAGCCCGGCCAGTGAGTCACCAGAACCAGGGTTAGGTTATTACCCCAGCACTGGAGCTGAGGGGCAGTGACTGGTGCCTGGCACACCTGAACTCAACCCTAACCCCACCCCTGCCCGAGTTCACTTATGGGTTCTGGGATCCAGTAGCCTGGGGAAACTCTTCCTTAATTTTGGAGAATCTGAGTCACTGAGGTCTTGGAATGGGAATGCCAGGTGGGTGGCTGAGGAGCTTAACCCAGGATGCCGAGATGCCATGCTGGGAAGGGTGTGGCCAGGGGCCTTCGGTTCAGAACTAAGGTGACCTAGGGCAGGGCTCTGAGGACTGCTGGCAACACTGAAAACTGTTAGAGATGGGCTGGGGATGGTGTGGTTAAGGGGTTCTGGGGCTGGAGTGCAGAGATGGAGCCCCAAGAGAGACCAAGGTGCAGAGGTAGAAGGAAAAGCAGGAGGCAGGGAGCATTGGGGGGTGGGTTGGTGGCAGCAGAGGGTCCATTGGGAGAGGCTGCACCTCCCAGGGGACAGGGGTCTCCTTGCCTGAGATGACTCTCAAATCTAAACTTCTCTCCCTGGCCCAGGAGTCACTTCTCCAATATTTTAACCAAATTGACTGTAGACGTACGCCCTTTAAGGGGTCAAATTACTGTGGAAACCTGGGCAGAGAGAGGGAGTTCTCTGTGCTTGTCATGACTCTGCAGCCATCACTGCTGGGGTATGTGTGAGGCATATGGCTTGGGCTGCAGCTGTCTGGAGGCAAAATTTATTAGCAGAAACAGCAAAAAccaaatataaacagaaaacagcaaacaaacccaaacagaaacaaaaagggagAGGGTTTATGTGGGAAAGAAAACTTTGATGCCACAATCCAGTGATCACTTAAGGAACCCTCCTTGTTTATCTAATTTATCCCTTCTCATGAAAGCAGAGTTTGTCTAACAAGTTATTTCCACTCTCTTTATAGTTTTGAGTGTAGTCTTGCTCTGAAGTCCCTCAGAGCTGGGATGGAGTGTGGTGGCCATATTTCATCCTCCAGTGGCTGTTGAGATGTGGTTTATTGCTAATGCCTCCCCCATCCTCCCTACAAACATAGGGCTTCTCCCCTGAGTGTGTCCTCTGGTGGATGGTGAGTTTTGAATTAACTCTAAAGCCTCGTCCACACTCCCTGCAAACATAGGGCTTCTCCCCTGTGTGTGTCCTCTGGTGGACGATGAGTGATGACTTATGACCAAAGCCTCGCCCACACTCCCTGCAAACATAGGGCTTCTCCCCTGTGTGTGTCCTCTGGTGGACGATGAGTGATGACTTACGACCAAAGCCTCGCCCACACTCCCTGCAAACATAGGGCTTCTCCCCTGTGTGTGTCCTCTGGTGGACAATGAGCGATGACTTACGACCAAAGCCTCGTCCACACTCCCTGCAAACATAGGGCTTCTCCCCTGTGTGTGTCCTCTGGTGGACAATGAGCGATGACTTATCACCAAAGCCTTGTCCACACTCCCTGCAAACATAGGGCTTCTCCCCTGTGTGTGTCCTCTGGTGGATGATGAGTGATGACTTATGACCAAAGCCTCGTCCACACTCCCTGCAAACATAGGGCTTCTCCCCTGTGTGTGTCCTCTGGTGTCTGTTGAGGTTTGGCTTTTGACCAAAGCCTCGCCCACACTCCCTGCAAACATAgggcttctcctctgtgtgtgtcCTCTGGTGGGTTGTGAGGTTTGGCTTAACACTAAAGCCTTGTCCATACTCTCCACACTTGATTCTTGCAGTTTTTAAGATTCCTACTCCTACGAATAATCTCCTTGTTTCTTCAGGATTCATTTTCTGGTCTTGACTGGGCTCTATCTCCACTGTTCTCTTACCCTCCCTAGAACTTCTCATTTGTCCTTCGGGTGGGCTGCAGTAGGCCCTTGAAATCCCCATCTGCTTTGTGCTTTCAAACAAGGGTTTGgatcttttctctgtctcttgatCTTCTGCTTTATCACTGCAGTGGCATTGATCAGAATGCGGCTGGGGCTGCTGTTGATCCCCTGGCCTGGGGTCCTGTGGCTGGAGGTGCTTTCTTGCATATGTTACTGGGAAGATCTGAGAGGGGTGATTGAGTTGCACATGCTGGCTGAGGAATTTCTCAGTGGAGAAGGCCAGAGGGCAGGAGGGACATGGATGGATCTCTGGCTTTAGTCCTGCTGAAAGAGAAAGTTATTGGTCAGAGTAGGTGTGGGTAAGGTTGCTGGGGTGTTTGCCTTGTCTTGGGTAAGACCTGCCCATTAACTACGTTCAAGGTGTTAGCAATACAAGCTCTATCTCCCACGGGGTCTTCCTTTACAGGTCCATTATTGCATCCCAGTTTTATTCATTACATCTTCAGCCATGCAGAAAATGCCATCAAGGACCTTTTCTGCATATCAGCTGACTAGAGACCAAGTAGCACCACTGGCTGCTTCACTCCTTATGTAGCTGAGATTGCAGTGAGCAATTCCCCAGATACTAGTCTTCTAAGCCTCATGCCTTGCTGTGATAAGGTGTCTGcagcttttttttctatttagagGTGATACTCTCGATGACTTGGAGAGATTCCTTAATGACTTTCCCTATGAGGGGAAGGGATCAACTGAGTTAGGATCCACTCAGCCTAGAGTCCCCAAACGTCCAGGCAATGTGGAATAGTGATTGAAGAACATCCATGAGTAATCTGAATTTGGGTCTCCCCACTCAAAATGAAGCATAAATTTGAggactgctgtgtgccaggtcCTCGATCAGGAAATGGGTAAGAGAGAGTTGACACTGGCTCCTGTTGCTCCTACTTCATGACTTGCTTCTCTCCTAGTTTCCCACAAATCATAGaatgaaaatatctttccatGGTCTCAGGCCTCACACCTTGTCCTCATGTATGATTTACTTCATTCACTCCTAGCCCAGTACAGATACAACAGGATATCGTCCTCCAGCGTACCCCAGACTTTCCACCCCTTTCCACTCCCCCTTGGCCAGCCCACCATGGTCTCCAGCTGGATGCTGAAGTAGCCTCTGAGTGGCTCCCACTACAGTCTTTTTGTAAACATTAAGCAAAGTGTCACTTCTGACTGAAAACTCACACTTGGAAACACCCCCCAGTTTCTTAGCTTGAGGCACAGACCCTCCATTTCCAGGCTTCTGTGTGTCTTTCTAACCTCAGCTCCTACCCTCTCTCCGTCCCTCACCAGACTTATCTGGCGTGGCCTCCTTGGTGCATGATACCTGCTGGTCTCTGTCCGTCTTCTTTTAAGCCTCTGCCCAAATGCATCTCCGGAGAGAGGTCTCCCTCAACCGTCCTTGCAGCAGCCACACTCCCCTCACTCTAATCCCTGTAACTGTTCCCTGGGTTGCTGCTCTTCATACACTCATGAAGACGGTACTTACACACGGCTGATGATATTACACACGTGTGCGCATGTGtgtaacatatgtatatatgttaattatCTCTTTCCTTCATTTGTGTCAGCTGCTTGAGAGCAGTTACTCTGTTCTTGTTCCATCTTTATTTTTAGTTCCTGAATACTATCTCACATGAAGTAAGAATTCACATGGTAATTAATTAAAGTAATGGATAACAATGTACTCAGATTATCTAGAAATATGGGAAATTAAGAAGAAACAGGCAAAAGGACCAGAAGAAACCTGCCTTGAGGGATCTGGTAGGTGCCTGAGAACTTGTGTTTTTCCTCTAAGCCTTTCAGCACTAATTCTGTTATATATCTTGTGCTTAaagtattaataaataaaatcagaaaaaaatataaaaattgttcCAATGAGTCAAAGCCATATCAAACAAATCATTAATTTCTGAACCATCTGACTTGAAATTTCACTGACTTGAGACTGGGTTTTTCTCTCCTTAAAAGTTGGCCCATGGAAATTTACAAGAAGGaggcttctttctttcctttttaaagaaaggTGATGGTGCCCACCTTTTTCTGTCGTGAGCTCTTTCTTCCACTTGCTGCCCCACTTGATGCCGAGCTCCTGGCCATACTCGTCCCCATACCAGACCAGCAGCTCACAACCAGGCCTGATGGCCCGGCAGGTCCGGTAGAAGATCTGCCGGTGGTACTGAAAGGCCACCAGATTCTGCTCCTCATCATCCCGGGCGCAGTTCACATACCTGAAGTTGATGCAGAGCCAGGGAAGGAAAACAGTGGTGATGTGCCCCCACGTCCTGTGAGTTCTGGGTCCTGCtcctacctgatttcaagacccTCCCTCTCTGATGCTGCCCCTCCTCTTCCCACTGTTCACAAGTTACGTGAATTCCCACCTCTAAGCCCTGTGTTTGTTGCTCGTCTGCCCAGAAAGCTCTTCTCCCCCTGCCCAGTTCCAGACTTGCCTCTGCACCCATCAGCCGCAAAATGCAGTGATCTCCAGCGACTCTAAACCCtgaatttgtttctgttttgtgctGCAGAGCTTGGTACTCAATCATGCATCCTGCTTCTAAGTTACTACACATCATTCAACACTTAGCCCAAGTCTATCTTCTTTCCAACCCCCTCACTTTACCTAAGGTACCTCACTGGCCTCCTCCAGATTTCCACagaaatttggaaatctctttgtCTTAGCACGATAATAGTTTTTCACAATCTGTATCCCCCTGATAAAATGAGACCCTTGAGGAGGGGTTGGGTCGTGCTGCACATATGCCTATGAGTAAACCATGGCACATTCCTACACAGCATCAGCACCCAGTTTAAATTCCAGATTTCCTGACCTCTCAGATTAAACGTCCCCAGTTTTAGGTTATCTTTCTGCATAGAAAACCTATActatattttttatcttgtttctaaGTGTCTCGAGATATAAAAAAGTGTTgtatggagagaaaaaaagaacagaggatTTAAAAACCACTGAGGGAGGCATGCTGAGTAGGAAAGGGACCTGGGCTTGTGTATGACAAATTTTCTTCTGGGAGCCCAATAATCTGTTGTCCTTACCTCATCCAGTTGGCACAAGATTTATCCTTTCCATCCACATACTCATAGCAGTTTCTTCCCTTAGTGATCTGAGTTTCAGAAAAATAAGTTAAAGGCATTTTGGAGTAAAGATCAGAAGAATTAATTTACTCTACTGCCACCAATGCTGTTTCAGCCTGCAAGGGTTCATCAGTTCGCTACCACACGATATGCTCCTTTTCGCCATATACACGTCTGCCTCAATTTGTCAGGGTAGACACTTCTACTGCCACTTCTTTGTCTCGGTTAACACTCTGCTCCCACATTCTCCCTGATCTTTAGAGAGGGCTCCACGTTCATGCAAAGACTGCTCAGTGCACAGAGCTAACCACGTCATCCCCATGCATGTAGACGGCAATGTCCCATCAAAGGCAGGGAAGGGATGGGGGCAGCCAGAGGACAGGTGCTTCTCACCAGCCAGGAGTATCCGCTGTTGGTTGCCTCTTCATCTTCCGTCACCTGGCCCTCGTAAGGGCCAAAGTGCAGACCCAATGGCAGATCGGACGCTTCGTTCCATACCCCAAGTCCAGCCTCTGGGATGCCTGATGGTCCAATTCTCAGTCCAGGAGGCAGAGTGAGGGCTGAGCGATTGGGATGCCCCTTGTCCACTGCACTGTCCTTTACAAATATTGGGGGCCCATGAGCAGCACAGTTGTCAATGAAGAAATTTTGACACTTTTCACAGTCTGGAGGAGGAAAGCAGTTGAGATTAGGGGAAGGGCAGGATATGTGTAGGTTCCTGGACATAAAGAGCAGGTAGCGGGTAGAGCCCAGGGGCTCACATTAGTAAGCTTCAATTCTTTACTGCAAGTCACTACAGGAGGGAATGATTGGGGATGAAATGACAAGATGAAATTATTGTTCCAGAATATGACAATCTTCTCTGTGAGTGGGGGCAGGAGGGTCACTTACAGAGATAATCATCATCCTGGGGCTCGCTGACCTCCTCATACGCGGGGCCCTTTCTTTCTCGCAGGCTATACATCTTCACTTCAATCTCCTTTCTCCTGGGCTCTAAGGAGAGCAGATGAGTTTGGTGTGGTGTGGGAGTGCTAGTCCTTGTGTTGTCAAAAAAACCGTGAGATCGCCTCCCACCTACTCTGTTCCACCCTCTGTCCCATCACTGTTGGTTCAGAGAGACTAAGATACCACAACCACACTGACTACTGATGCCGAATTCAAGCTTGGATTCTGGCTTCTTCCATTATCAGGTTTAATTTCCCAAACTTTTTATTCAAAAAAGCATTCATtcaactgtggaactgtaacccataacattatttgaaatttgctctctaactacttgttaaattgcacttggaaagttatcacatcTGTGTAAATATGctatacttcacaataaaaaaaaaggtgttCATTCACACCGTTATTCATTCAGAAAACATTCGTTGCCTGCATATTACGTGTTTGGCATCGAGTGGAGGCCCAGGCATACAACACTGAAGAAGGTAAGGCCCTGAACATCACAGATTGATTTATTGGACATCTTGTACTTGTCAGTTCTTTTATATTCAATTTATTCAAGTTAAGCTTACCCCAGCTTAACCCAGGCCTGTTCAAAGTCCGTCCCACAAGCCCAGACCATACTTATGGACCTTTCTAGAGGAGCTCAAGGAACTAGTTcccaaattattttctcttactCAGTTTTCGTCGAGTGTGCTGTCCAAAGGTACTTGCTTCTCCAGCAGGGGACACTGGCTTCTGGACCTGGTCTGAGTCAGTTGTGTTTGGCAACTTTGCTGTTCCTGATAATTccttcaaaatacattcattactTGCTGGCTCCCTGAGCACTCCTTTTAATGAGAGTCACATATTAAAAGACAACACCCTTCTCTAGTGCTTTAGGACTTGTGCCGTGTTTACATGCATGACCTTAGCTGCTACTCCAACAGTTCTTGGAGGGACCTGGAGAATCTAAGGACCAGAGGGGAGATGACGGGCTAAGAAGTAGTGAATCCAGAACTGGAAGCCGTGTCTTCAGGCCCTGTTTTCAACTTGCTCTCAAATGTCTCCCTCTAAGTGTGAATAAGGTAGGGAGAAGTTTTGGGAAGAGCAGTTGGAGAACTGACAAGGTCTATGAAAGGAGGGAGTAAgtgaaaaatagaaagagaagtAGGCATTTGATGAGAGACAATGTAGAAAAGTACAGAGGGGACAAAACACATCTGGAAAATGAGGGTGATGGAGAAATGAAATTggcaacaaaacaaagaaatttttggCATAAATGTATTTGTACAATGAAGAAAGTGTTGCTAAATGTTGCAAACTGCCATACCCTGGAAGGAATATTTGACTTTGGAATTACATTTGCTGGTTCCTCCTAAGGGGGTACATTAGCTTATTCTCTCAATGTCCCAttaagtttccttatctataaatggGCATATGTCCAAACTGATAAGGTTATACTGAACCTTAAATGTAATAACGCTCATCAAAGGGTTTTGTGAGCTCTTGAATAAGTATAAATATGAGATTATTAATAATTTCTCTCACAGTCCTCAACTATCCCCAGTGTTGAAATCTATGTTACAGATATGAGCTTCAGCattccttaaattttttacaCCTAATTTAATTTGCAAATGTAGAATCACTCATTCAGAAACCATTCATGGGGCGTTCAAGCACTCAGAACTGGGCCTGGGACTTTTGAGATGAATCTGACCCGCACGAGGCTCTCCAAGAGCTGGCAATGCAGAGGGCAGGCAGACTAAGCAAGTGATTCCAAAACACACAGATGAGTAATTGGAACCCAGAGGAGGGAACTGTTGCTTCCTCCTACAGGAATGAACATTTGGAATCAGTTTCAGAAGGAGGTGCTTTCACTGAATAACATGTGGCCAACATGAAGCCCTTAGgtcattttcttatttctcaaaCCTGAGGCTCATCAGGGATGGGGGCTATTTCCTCTGTCCTCCTTCAGCTGGGAACATCCACTGTGGAAACTGCCTTGTTATTTGCGCACAATGGAATGACAAGGGAAACCCACAAGGGTCTTGGAACATCTCTCACTTTAGCACAGCAAAGAAGAGCCGAGGTTTGGCTCACCAGGGGAACTACAGGGGAGACAGCCTGAACTTTATAAAACCATGTGACTTAATGAGCAAGTAATTTCCAGAAGGGGCTTTGGATTAGACTGTCCCACCACTGACACTCTGATCCCAGGGATATTGTTGAACATTTCTGTACCTcggcttcctcatctataaaatggtgataGTACATAGTACCTACTTCCTAGGGTTGGGTTGTAAGTTTCCAgtaaatttattaatataaaatgctcaaaataaaacccaaaatgttgtaaaaataaaacaagtggtAGCTATTATTGTTGCTGATTTGGACACTGTGCTAAAGTGGTAAGCAGTTCTGAGGAAGGTCTTCTTGTCAGTAGGGTTTGGGAGACACTCACCTTCCGGTGTTTCGTCTGTTCTACTCTGAAGGTCACCCAAGGAGGTTTGACTAAAAAGTGAAGAGAGACCTGGTTGGTAAATGTTTCTGGACTCTGGAGATACTCATGTAGGAACACAGAACTTTGAACTGTAGATTGAAGTGACCAAGGATTACGTGAGGATTTGAAAATGGTTTCTGCAGTATCATTAATTAAGGCCTATGCTTCTACTGGGGCATCaagtaattattttcttaaaacgttaaaaaatattcagagaaaaacTGATCTTTGCTCATCTTGTGTTCATAAGGTATATATTACACTTATTTCCAAAAAATTGGGTTGGCTGGGCTGGGGATTCCGAATCCTGGTTAAGACGTGTGATAAGCCAGAGGGATGTTTCTGTGAGGCTCCTTTCGCGACCTGAGCTTTGGAGAAACCAACGTTGGCCGTCAGGCCTCGTTCCAGAGCTGAGCACCCTGAGCTCCTTACACGGGGAGTTGCAGACCCAATCCCAGTGACTTTATTCTGCCAAGCCCTGCAGTCTCCTCTACAGATCGGACATAGTTTCATCTGCCTGACGCCGGCTCTGGTCAGTGAAGTGGACAAGGTCAGGGAGAGTAAGCAGCTTCTTCAAACCCTCTCCCAGGATCAAGGCAAAGCAACAGGTTCCATTTGGGAAAGAGAAACGTGCGGTGCGATTAAATAGATGCAAATCACGATGTAACTACATAGTATgttaatcatttccttttctaagACATTTCATCTAAGAGGAACTGTTAGGAAACTAGCACTAGAAAGCTTTTAGGTGGGTTTACAGTCTAACTAAGGCTTACTTAACTGCCCTTGGTGAATTACCAATATTTAGCAGAAACAATGTCCTTTAtgtaaaagagggagagagagagagagggagagaattttTCAGCAGGTAGAACAGTATGGAGAATAATGCTGGAAAAACCCGTACACCCACTGTCATTCGCTGAGAGGCACAAGTGCTtcagaaatttttctctttcaaaattcaagagcaaaaacaaagaaggagagaaagagctaATCACGCCACGGCTAAGCCGCCCGCCTCCTCCCCAGGCCTGACGGCCGCCCGGAACGCGCGTGCTCCCGGGTCCAGACTCCGGCGCCCCCGGCCAGCGCGTCTGCTCGTGGCGCCCGTTGTCATTCCCGCGCCAGAGGCCCCCCGCAGCCCCGCGGCGCCCCCCGCAGCCCCAGCAGCGCCCCCCCGCCGCCCCCACCTCTCCCCCTCGCCCCCCCTCGCCGCCCCCCCTCGCCCCCCCCTCGCCCCCCTCGCCGCCCCCCCACCTCGCGGCCTGGGCGTCCAGTCTTCGTCCGAGTCCTCGGCGTCCTCCCGGGGCCGGAGGGGCGGCCTGCGGCGGCACATGAACGCCGGGCGAGGGGCCCTGAGGCCTGGAAAGAAGCGAACCCTTGTCCTCGACGGGAGAAGCCGAGGGAAGACGAGGGGCGCCGGCGGGCGGAGGAGCCCGGGGGGCCAGACGCGGCCAGGACGCGCCCCCGCCCGGCAGTGCCGCCCGCGGCCCCGCTACCTATGGCCACCAGCGCGTCGTGGTTCCTCTTCACGTTCCTGTGGCGGAGCTTCTCCCAGGCGCCCATCTCTGCCCACTCCTCCTTGGAGAAGTACACGGCGATGTCGCCGAACGCCCCTTCGGCCTAGAGAGGATGGCGGGGGCCGCCGAGGCGGAGCTCCGTCAGGGCCCCCGGCACGGGGCGCGGGGCTCCCCACACCCCCTGCTCGCCCCGGCCTCGGGCGCCCCTCCCCGCGGCTCTCACCCGGCGCCTCCGCCCTGCACCGCCCGTGGCCGGCTCGGGGCGCTCCGCGGGGCTCATGCTGCGGCGCCTGCGGGAGGGGAAGGCGCTGGGGGCCGAGGGGAGGGCGCGGTCTGCCGGCGCCAGCGGGGCCTCGGGGGTCTCAGGCCGAGATCGGGGGTCTGTGGGGTCGGTGGCGTCGGGGGCTTCTCGGGCTGAAGGACGGTCGGGGCTGCCGGGCTGAGGGGATTGGGGTCTGTAATGAAAGGCATTTGGGGTCCGTGACACAGGTCATTTGGGGTCAGTCAGGTGGAGAAGATTTTGTTTCTCGGAGGTTGGGGAAATAGGCCTCTGTGACTGAGAGATTTGGGGTTTGTCAAGCTGAGGGGACTCGGGGTCCTTAGGCTGAGGGGATTAGAATTCGCAGGCTGAGGTGTTTCGTGGTCTCTGAGGCTGGGGAACTTGGGGGTCTCTTTGGGTGAGAGTTAGGGTTCCTCAGGCAGAGGGGATTTGGGATTCCTCGGAGAGAGGGGATTTGAGGTCTCTGAGGCTGAGGGATTCAGAGCTTCTAAGGATGAGGGGATCTGGGGTCTCCTGGGCTGAAATTTGAAGGGTTTCTCAGGTCAGAAGAGGCCGCCGTATTCTGTCGGAATCTCCTCATCTCCGCGCTGCGGACCTGCGCCAGGCGCCCTCCGAGCAGCTGCACGCTTCCCGCGCTCAGGAGCTGACCGGCTCGCGGCTGGTGAAGTACGAACCCGCGGTGCGCTTGTCAGGCCCAAGCCACCAATCGGAGCCGCGATCAGAGTGGCCTGGCCAATCACAGGTCAGGGGTGGATCAAGGGGCGGATTCGCGCCTGTCAGTCACGGGATCCGGTTATAGAGACAGGGCTGATCTTCCCGCTCCAGCGGaacgccccgcccccgccccgccccgtgGTGATTGACAGCTCGGCGTCTGGCTCCGAAAGCTGCCAACGCGCAGGCGCAGTTTCGTGGTTGTGCTGTTGCTAGTCCCCT
This is a stretch of genomic DNA from Choloepus didactylus isolate mChoDid1 chromosome 22, mChoDid1.pri, whole genome shotgun sequence. It encodes these proteins:
- the PRDM7 gene encoding probable histone-lysine N-methyltransferase PRDM7, which codes for MSPAERPEPATGGAGRRRRAEGAFGDIAVYFSKEEWAEMGAWEKLRHRNVKRNHDALVAIGLRAPRPAFMCRRRPPLRPREDAEDSDEDWTPRPRVKPPWVTFRVEQTKHRKVMLREPASNECILKELSGTAKLPNTTDSDQVQKPVSPAGEASTFGQHTRRKLKPRRKEIEVKMYSLRERKGPAYEEVSEPQDDDYLYCEKCQNFFIDNCAAHGPPIFVKDSAVDKGHPNRSALTLPPGLRIGPSGIPEAGLGVWNEASDLPLGLHFGPYEGQVTEDEEATNSGYSWLITKGRNCYEYVDGKDKSCANWMRYVNCARDDEEQNLVAFQYHRQIFYRTCRAIRPGCELLVWYGDEYGQELGIKWGSKWKKELTTEKGLKPEIHPCPSCPLAFSTEKFLSQHVQLNHPSQIFPVTYARKHLQPQDPRPGDQQQPQPHSDQCHCSDKAEDQETEKRSKPLFESTKQMGISRAYCSPPEGQMRSSREGKRTVEIEPSQDQKMNPEETRRLFVGVGILKTARIKCGEYGQGFSVKPNLTTHQRTHTEEKPYVCRECGRGFGQKPNLNRHQRTHTGEKPYVCRECGRGFGHKSSLIIHQRTHTGEKPYVCRECGQGFGDKSSLIVHQRTHTGEKPYVCRECGRGFGRKSSLIVHQRTHTGEKPYVCRECGRGFGRKSSLIVHQRTHTGEKPYVCRECGRGFGHKSSLIVHQRTHTGEKPYVCRECGRGFRVNSKLTIHQRTHSGEKPYVCREDGGGISNKPHLNSHWRMKYGHHTPSQL